The Quercus lobata isolate SW786 chromosome 9, ValleyOak3.0 Primary Assembly, whole genome shotgun sequence region ATCTATGGATCCTATGCTACTAGAAAATGCATTTCTCTGCAACCAGAATTCTCATTAGGATAAGAACCATGCATATTTTCATATAAAGTATGTTATGATAATGACAAAGAATGAGATGGCTAAACAATAGTCATAAGTTTTATTTACAGTATGATAACATTATGAGCAAAgtcatttccaaaaataataaggTAAAGTCAACTGAAAAACATGTACAGCAAAGCAACAGCATTTAGGAGTGCTGCTTTGCTAAAGCAGTTTCACTCCATCAACTAGGTTTGGATTTTGATAGGTGCCTTGTGATCAGGTTGAAAGTTTGACGCAACATGGGAAAAGTATGTCCTTGATAAAGTACCACTTCAGAATTTTTAGCACAAATCTGCACTACATCATCCCAATTTACAGTTTAAAACTGTACAACACACATTCCTAATGTCTTAGACCTTGTGGCTCAAAAGAGTAATTTGATGCAAGTACAAGAACAACAAAGCcctagtcccaaaattttgaggttGGTTATGGATCCTCAAAAATTTGATGCAAGTTGAGTGAAAATGGTCCAAAGGGAAGCCGAAAATGAGATGGGCAGAAGTGACGAGGAAGGACATAGTATCAAAGATGTAATAAGGAAAATGGAATCAGTGCTAAATGATGGAAATGGATTCATGTATGGATCAAATTTAGATCATGATACTCTCAACCAAAATAACATGTTAGCAGAATACTCaactaaaagaaagaaaataagctGCAAAAATGCTGTCTACCTCAGAAATGTTAAAAAGTCAGTTGCATAgcaaacaataaaacaaaaaggggGGCCAGGCGAAGCATGCTATCCACTTTCAAGCACTGATTGAACATAAAACACAAGTCCAAAGCATAAGCAGAAGAAAACTCAACCTGCTTATGAGCAGAATCATCAGCAGCTCCATCACTATTTGCTCTAGAATGTCTCTCTCCTTAGAGTTGGAAAATGTTCCCATATATCTCAAACAAGATGCACCATAGGCGAACTGGATATATCCTTTTGCTGGTTTAGTGATCTGCCACAAGGATATACATGAAGGgctaacaaacaaaaagaaaaagaataaccAGTACATTAGTTGTAAATGAATGTCAAATTATACCTCATTTCCCCCTTCTTGAAGAGCACTAACTTCCTCTGCACTAAAGTTGGCCATTGATATTGATTTCACTCGATGTGTGAATTCCCGGCTAGAATTGTTTCAAACACAGAAATTAGACAGCATATGAATatccagaaaaaagaaaagaaaaattacaagatgAAAATGTCAGCAGATGTGATAGGAGGCAACAGATGTGATGAGATATGTCAGCAAACTGTATTCCACTGCAGATTGTGCAGACAAGTGTCCAAAAGTTCGTGCAGACATATTGTGGTCCCTGTTCACAATCCATACAATAGTCAATGTATTGTTCCACAAATAGATTCTTAGGTGCAAGAACCAGGAAAGCATTAATTAATGTAGAAGTTGATTCTGTCATATGAAAACTAAAGCATCTTATATTATACACAAGCAAGAGTAAGctttaaatggaaaaataaagacGATTAATAAGATACAACAAACTCAAGGACAATGTATCCTAAAAGTCTAGGCGATGTTATTCCAAGCTATTTCGAAATAACATCCATCCAACTTGTTAAAATACAAGGTTTAATAAGATACAagaaacacaaataagaaatacaagtaatattacttaaagttacaccaaaTTTAACTTGAACCATATTATGTGTTTTCCGTAGGTGAACGATTCttgcaaaatattaatattaatgcTAAAGGGTTTAGCAAAAGAAATCTAGAGGTTTCACatgatatatatttatttatttttgtattgtgGATTTCTCACGTTATTAAGTATATAAAAAGGAGTGAGACCAGTTATTACCAAATTTATTGTATAGAACTAATAAACTGGTTATAAAAAAGATACTTAAAATGgtaatttacaaactattgtGTCAATTTTTGAATTGTAAAAAGTCAAACAAACTATTTAACCCATAATCTTGCTAAATGGGCAAGCTTTAATAATGTCGATGACtttgtttttatctttctaTCTAATTGGGTTTTTTATTGAGAAATGGGAGATAACCTTCATTCTTATCTTTTCTATCTTCTTATCGGTATTCAATtatttctttaaagaaaaaaaattatgtttgtaAAAAGGTAATATGCATTAGCTAGTGGAAGACTTGCTTAGCTCAtatgtttgtaaatttttttttagtcacaATAACCTTCATTCATATGTTTGTGAAGGGAAAACTTATCacaaaattcaacttttttatttatttctttcatggaaacaaaaatcaacTTTGATTTGACGTCAAACACtactgatttttttaaatatatatactaataaatttagtttttattttttattttttaaatgggcTAGAAAATGTTACTATCATTTAtttcagttttaaatttttagtaataatGGGCCCAATTAAAACGAGTATAGGCCCATACGGTGGAACAGTTGTTCAAGTCCAACTCTCccatttgaatttcaaaaaaaattaccgTTGAGTTGAGCAACAGTAAAAAATCCAAGGCCACGCCCCTACGGCCCTACCCTGCTTTTCCCATATAGTTATAAATTGGAATCCCTCACATAAGCCAGACACTGTTTTAAATCTTAGATGGAAagcacacagagagagagagagagagagagagagagagagatcagcaATGGAGGCGttattttgttaaaagaaagaaagagaggaagacAGAGAAATGAAAGAGGAAACTCCGAAGAGTGAGTGAGGAGTGTTATCTCCATTTGCTTCGGAGTTATTCTTCTCAACAATCCCATTGCTGCTTCTATTtctctcttattattattctctgTGCGTCTGTGAATCTATTCTTATGTATTCCtttgtcaaaactcaaaagatcGAGAGAAAGATGCTTCACTTTCTTTGTTTGATCCGTAGGGTGATGGGGCAAAAGGGTTTGGTCGAAATTAACAaaattggttttctttttgacaTGGGAAATTAgaggtttaaattttttttttttattaactaatgggtttttttttttttaaaaaaatctatataatgTAGTAAGTTTTGTagtgaaaatgatttttttttttaatagttaattTGCTTGTCTGTGTAGGAATTATGGTTTGATTGGGTCTTGTTCACTAGtttggattcttttttattgtttaattaattCAGTTGAGTACTTGATTTTGCAAAGAAAAGTAGGGATTAATAAGGATTCTATGTCATAGCTATGATATGAACTTCCTCAAGAAATCTAAGATTGATGGGGGGTTTGGTATTTGTTTGGGCTTTATGATCTCAGTAATtttatcattcattttttttttactcttgtaCTTTATTGTGAATGTAATTGCTGTTTATTTCATTGTTATCGATTTCACAATTGAACTGTTGTTTCAATTCTTTCACTGATAAAATTGGTTTTTCCCCCCACCAGGGCctctttatattgatgatttAGAAGCTATACTTGACGAATTTTTTTCAAGTCTCTTATTACTTATGTTGAGGATGGCAGCATTGAGGAGGTATGCACTCTCTAAATTATTCAACCTTGAATTGGCAGAGTCCATAATTGTATGTGGATATGATAGAGTTTTGTTAGTACATTCAATTAGTATatcatgttttataatttttcaggATTAATTTTTCATGTTATTCAATTTGACTTCAGATGTCTGTCTTGTTATAGTGTCTGTAAAATTGTATAGAAACAATGTTTTTTAAGACCTTTGTCAGGTTGGTGCAGCACTCaatcttttccctctttttgcTGGCCCTGATATTAGGAGATCACCATAGTTGATGGTCGTTAAGCTTTTCTCAATTGGTTAGGATTTCTGTAATTTTAATGTCACTCACTTGAATTCTTCTTTGTGGATGGATATTTTTGGTGATGGTCATTTTTGTTTGGGGTAGAATCTTAGGGTTTGCAGTAATCTTCCATTGGTTATGCATGAAGAATGTTTGGAGGGAAATTTCAGTCTATTAAAGACTAAGGGAAGCCAATCAGCAGAAAGCTGCTGTTCATCATGTCAGACAGGTGATTATAAGTAGAAATCTTGGCCTGAATCATTTATGCTCCTTAGGCAGAATGATTTTTCTTATAAGGTGTCATACTTCTCTTTTTCCCTTAGATTCTAGTTGATTCATGCTGTTAAACCTGTAAGatagtaaataatttttaaatgagcCTAAATGTATCAAAAATGGGTGCATCAGTTGATATGATGTAGGTAGTTTCTTGTGTTAGTTACAACAAATTATGACTCTGTCCTTTGGGGCAAAAGGAAGTTTCacatttctattttaaatatatatatatctctggTTTGGAGGGGGCTGATGCTTATTAGTtgtatattttagaaaaatagaaCTACTATTGTTTagcaaatatgattttttatttggttatcAAGATAAAAGTGGGACTAATGGTGGAAACTGggaaatatgaaaatttgttaGTAGCATTTTAAGAAACCATCAATATGTCAAAATTTGTTAGACAAATATAATgctttaataat contains the following coding sequences:
- the LOC115959286 gene encoding uncharacterized protein LOC115959286 is translated as MANFSAEEVSALQEGGNEITKPAKGYIQFAYGASCLRYMGTFSNSKERDILEQIVMELLMILLISSLRRRRYPRVLQTVKQWGLQILHLQVHHHYYLSAMVIPVSISLQRKGIVKEQNF